From Lolium perenne isolate Kyuss_39 chromosome 5, Kyuss_2.0, whole genome shotgun sequence, a single genomic window includes:
- the LOC127300794 gene encoding probable protein arginine N-methyltransferase 1, which yields MDRRKGSGSRDANGGGLAEATASRLRFEDADEVGMEVEVEDCPAAAAAEEEVIGNEKTSADYYFDSYSHFGIHEEMLKDVVRTRSYQNVITQNNFLFKDKIVLDVGAGTGILSLFCAKAGAKHVYAIECSQMADMAKEIVKTNGFSEVITVIKGKVEEIELPVPKVDVIISEWMGYFLLFENMLDTVLFARDKWLADDGVVLPDKASLHLTAIEDAEYKEDKIEFWNNVYGFDMSCIKKQAMMEPLVDTVDANQIVTNCQLLKTMDISKMSSGDASFTVPFKLVAERNDFIHALVAYFNVSFTKCHKLMGFSTGPRSKSTHWKQTVLYLEDVVTICEGETLSGTMTVANNKKNPRDIDITLKYSINGQRSKVSRTQHYKMR from the exons ATGGATCGGCGCAAGGGCAGCGGCAGCCGCGACGCCAACGGCGGCGGCCTCGCGGAGGCCACGGCGTCCAGGCTCAGGTTCGAGGACGCCGACGAGGTGGGGATGGAGGTCGAGGTCGAGGactgccccgccgccgccgccgcggaggaggaggTCATCGGCAACGAAAAGACCAGCGCCGACTACTACTTCGACTCCTACTCCCACTTCG GTATTCACGAA GAAATGCTAAAAGACGTTGTTCGGACAAGATCATACCAAAATGTTATTACCCAGAATAACTTCCTTTTTAAGGACAAAATTGTCCTTGATGTTGGCGCCGGGACTGGCATCCTTTCACTTTTCTGCGCGAAAGCAGGAGCTAAGCATGTCTATGCG ATTGAATGTTCCCAGATGGCCGACATGGCAAAGGAAATTGTGAAAACAAATGGGTTTTCTGAAG TCATAACTGTAATAAAAGGGAAAGTTGAAGAAATTGAACTTCCCGTCCCAAAAGTAGATGTAATTATCTCTGAATGGATGGGTTATTTCCTCCTGTTTGAGAATATGTTGGACACTGTTCTTTTTGCACGAGATAAATGGCTG GCTGATGATGGAGTAGTCCTTCCAGACAAAGCCTCTTTACATCTTACTGCAATAGAAGATGCAGAATATAAGGAAGACAAAATTGAAT TTTGGAATAATGTATATGGCTTTGATATGAGCTGTATTAAGAAACAGGCAATGATGGAGCCACTTGTAGATACTGTAGATGCAAATCAGATCGTCACTAACTGTCAGTTACTTAAG ACGATGGATATTTCTAAGATGTCATCCGGCGATGCATCCTTTACTGTACCATTTAAGTTGGTGGCAGAGCGTAATGACTTCATCCATGCCCTTGTTGCCTACTTCAACGTGTCATTCACCAAATGCCATAAGCTGATGGGCTTCTCAACAG GGCCCAGATCAAAATCCACTCACTGGAAGCAAACTGTTCTGTATCTTGAGGATGTAGTAACTATCTGCGAGGGGGAGACTCTGTCCGGCACTATGACAGTTGCAAATAACAAAAAGAACCCTCGGGACATTGACATTACACTTAAATACTCCATCAATGGGCAGAGAAGCAAGGTGTCTAGAACACAGCACTACAAGATGCGGTGA
- the LOC127298036 gene encoding syntaxin-71 — protein sequence MSMIDVLTRVDAICKKYDRYDADKHRNDAADPFSRLYADIDAVIDEAMEKSERAARETNRAAKVTLNAGVRRTKARLMEDVVKLQKLSVKKMKGVSAEDMALRPDLVAALHHRIHSIPVPEGGGGEGGAAGQNGARTGIQFDSSAETLDEGYFQTSEESEAFRREYEMRRIKQDEGLDFISEGLDTLKNLAEDMSEELDRQVPLMDEIDKKVDKANSELRKTNVRLKETVNQFRSTRNFTVDIILICVILGIGAYLYNVLSQ from the exons ATGAGCATGATCGACGTGCTGACCCGGGTGGACGCCATCTGCAAGAAGTACGACAGGTACGACGCCGACAAGCACCGGAATGACGCCGCCGACCCCTTCTCGCGGCTCTACGCCGACATCGACGCCGTGATCGACGAAGCTATGGAG AAATCAGAGAGGGCCGCGAGGGAGACGAACCGGGCGGCGAAGGTGACCCTCAACGCCGGCGTGCGGCGCACCAAGGCCCGGCTCATGGAGGATGTGGTCAAGCTCCAGAAGCTATCCGTCAAGAAG ATGAAAGGGGTCTCGGCGGAGGATATGGCGCTGCGGCCTGATCTGGTCGCAGCATTGCATCACAGGATCCATTCCATCCCCGTCCccgagggaggcggcggcgagggcggcgcggcggGTCAGAACGGCGCTCGGACAGGGATTCAGTTCGATTCTTCAG CTGAAACTTTGGATGAGGGCTACTTCCAGACCAGCGAAGAATCTGAGGCTTTCAGAAGAGAGTACGAGATGCGCAGGATCAAACAG GATGAAGGGCTGGACTTCATTTCCGAAGGCCTGGACACGCTGAAAAACCTAGCAGAGGACATGAGTGAG GAACTGGACAGGCAGGTTCCCTTGATGGATGAAATTGACAAAAAG GTGGATAAAGCTAACTCCGAGCTAAGAAAGACTAATGTCAGGCTTAAAGAAACAGTTAACCAG TTTCGATCGACCAGGAACTTCACAGTCGACATCATACTGATCTGTGTCATTCTTGGCATTGGTGCTTATCTCTACAA TGTACTCTCCCAGTGA
- the LOC139831675 gene encoding uncharacterized protein, giving the protein MSVHLFVERYVADLGQAYAHQPRREFPGDDGWAPRWIPPPEGVMKINVDAAVSKNTGLGAVAAVARNAEGVFCGASAVVLPGKTDAETLEALACREALSLAQDINARRIRVASDCLNVVRSTNQGTMGVYAHVVREFKETARELDEVVVVHECRVSNKEAHNLARSSVLLEHGRHVWLLAPPVGVCIPSVIH; this is encoded by the coding sequence ATGTCCGTTCATTTGTTCGTGGAGCGGTATGTGGCAGACCTGGGGCAGGCCTACGCCCATCAGCCGAGGCGGGAGTTCCCTGGCGACGATGGCTGGGCACCACGGTGGATACCCCCTCCGGAGGGGGTGATGAAGATTAACGTGGATGCCGCAGTCAGCAAAAACACGGGCCTCGGCGCGGTGGCTGCGGTGGCACGGAATGCGGAGGGAGTGTTCTGCGGAGCCTCGGCGGTGGTGCTACCGGGGAAGACAGACGCTGAGACTCTGGAGGCTCTTGCATGCCGGGAGGCGCTCTCACTGGCGCAGGACATAAACGCTCGAAGGATTCGAGTGGCGAGTGATTGCCTGAACGTGGTGCGAAGCACGAACCAGGGCACCATGGGAGTTTACGCACACGTTGTGCGGGAGTTCAAGGAGACGGCTCGAGAGCTTGATGAGGTGGTCGTTGTCCATGAATGTAGGGTGTCGAATAAGGAAGCTCACAACCTAGCTAGAAGTAGTGTGCTCCTAGAGCACGGTCGCCATGTCTGGCTGTTGGCGCCCCCGGTGGGCGTTTGTATCCCTAGTGTGATTCATTAA